In Devosia sp. 1566, a single genomic region encodes these proteins:
- the rpoZ gene encoding DNA-directed RNA polymerase subunit omega has protein sequence MARVTVEDCIEKIENRFDLVLMAAHRARMIASGAQITVARDNDKNPVVALREIGDGAISPEDLREDLIHSLQKYVEVDEPEQHAAPLIESGDEDSLNFDTISEEELLRGIESLAPPERRDD, from the coding sequence GTGGCCCGCGTCACCGTTGAAGACTGCATTGAAAAGATCGAGAACCGTTTCGATCTGGTTCTCATGGCCGCTCATCGCGCCCGCATGATCGCCTCGGGTGCGCAGATCACCGTCGCCCGTGACAACGACAAGAACCCGGTCGTCGCCCTGCGCGAGATCGGCGATGGCGCTATCTCCCCAGAAGATTTGCGCGAGGACTTGATCCATTCGCTGCAGAAATATGTCGAGGTCGACGAGCCCGAGCAGCATGCAGCGCCCTTGATCGAAAGCGGCGACGAAGATTCGCTCAACTTCGACACCATCAGCGAAGAAGAGTTGCTGCGCGGCATCGAGAGCCTGGCTCCGCCTGAGCGTCGCGACGACTAG
- the dapA gene encoding 4-hydroxy-tetrahydrodipicolinate synthase, whose translation MLRGSITALITPMLNGAVDEKAFSSFVDWQIAEGTHGLVPVGTTGESPTVTHAEHQRVVEICVEVANKRVPVVAGAGSNSTDEAVSLARFAEATGADAVLSVVPYYNKPNQEGLFQHFSAVANAIGIPVILYSVPSRTTVDLTVDTIARLREAHANIIGVKDATGSFERAAMQRAKLGEDFILLSGDDSSALGFNAHGGRGCISVSANVAPRLCSQMQELSLAGDFKAALAINDKLAYLHKDLFIEPSPAPAKYAANRLNLCANEMRLPICPISKPAQEAMDFAMAHAGLI comes from the coding sequence ATGCTGCGAGGATCAATAACGGCACTCATCACCCCCATGCTCAACGGGGCGGTGGATGAGAAAGCCTTCTCGAGCTTTGTGGACTGGCAGATTGCCGAAGGCACGCATGGGCTGGTTCCTGTTGGCACTACCGGCGAAAGCCCGACCGTGACCCATGCCGAACACCAGCGCGTGGTCGAAATTTGTGTCGAGGTCGCCAATAAGCGCGTGCCCGTGGTCGCGGGCGCCGGCTCGAACTCTACTGACGAGGCGGTCTCGCTCGCGCGCTTTGCCGAAGCCACGGGCGCCGACGCAGTGCTCTCGGTTGTGCCTTATTACAACAAGCCCAACCAGGAAGGGCTGTTCCAGCATTTCTCGGCTGTTGCCAACGCGATCGGCATTCCGGTTATTCTTTATAGCGTCCCCAGCCGCACCACCGTCGATCTCACCGTCGATACCATTGCGCGCCTGCGCGAGGCCCATGCCAATATCATCGGCGTCAAGGATGCCACTGGCAGCTTCGAGCGCGCGGCCATGCAGCGCGCCAAGCTCGGTGAGGACTTCATCTTGCTCTCGGGCGATGACAGCTCGGCGCTGGGCTTCAACGCCCATGGCGGCCGGGGCTGCATTTCGGTGTCCGCTAATGTGGCGCCGCGTCTTTGCTCGCAAATGCAGGAGCTGTCCCTAGCGGGTGACTTCAAGGCCGCGCTCGCGATCAACGACAAGCTGGCTTATCTCCACAAGGACCTGTTCATCGAGCCAAGTCCTGCTCCCGCCAAATATGCGGCCAATCGCCTCAATCTATGCGCCAATGAGATGCGCCTGCCGATCTGCCCGATCAGCAAGCCAGCTCAAGAGGCCATGGACTTTGCAATGGCCCATGCAGGTCTTATCTAG
- the smpB gene encoding SsrA-binding protein SmpB has protein sequence MSAKNDKAKNGVISHGLVAENRRARFDYEIVDTLEAGLVLTGTEVKSLRLGKAQITEAYASPERGELWLINAHIPEYLQANRFNHEERRPRKLLVSRKQLARLDAEVSRAGNTIVPLKLFFNDQGRAKVLIGLGKGKKNYDKRETERNRDWNRDKARIMKEGGRG, from the coding sequence ATGTCCGCAAAAAATGACAAAGCCAAGAACGGCGTGATCAGCCATGGCCTCGTGGCTGAAAACCGCCGCGCGCGCTTTGACTATGAAATCGTCGACACACTTGAAGCAGGTTTGGTGCTGACCGGCACCGAGGTTAAATCCTTGCGGCTGGGCAAGGCCCAGATCACCGAAGCCTATGCCTCGCCCGAAAGGGGCGAGCTGTGGCTGATCAATGCCCATATTCCCGAATATCTGCAGGCCAATCGATTCAACCACGAAGAGCGCCGCCCGCGCAAATTGCTGGTGTCGCGCAAGCAGTTGGCGCGCCTCGATGCCGAGGTGTCCCGCGCCGGGAACACTATTGTGCCCCTCAAGCTGTTCTTCAACGATCAGGGCCGCGCCAAGGTGCTGATTGGCCTGGGCAAGGGCAAGAAGAACTATGACAAGCGCGAAACCGAGCGCAATCGCGACTGGAACCGCGACAAGGCCCGCATCATGAAGGAAGGCGGCCGAGGCTAA